A segment of the Spirochaetota bacterium genome:
ACAGTTATTTTTATACTGATTGCGATAGCGATAGCTCTTGTATCATTATTCAATGCCACCTTCAATGATGTAAAGGGGGAATCATTGCAGCAGCTTCGTGAATTAATGGTAAAAAAACAGATAGAAGCACGTGGAATTAGGAACCCTAAAGTGTTACAAGCAATGCTGCAGGTAGAACGGCACAAATTTGTACCCGAACTCAGTATACCTCAAGCGTATGAAGACCATCCGTTGCCAATTGGTTATGGTCAGACCATATCTCAGCCATATATTGTTGCACTGATGACGGAATTATGTGAACTTGATGGCAGTGAAAAAGTACTTGAGATTGGCACAGGATCAGGGTATCAGGCGGCAATTTTATCATTACTTGCAAAGGAAGTCTATACAATAGAAATAGTTGAACCACTTGGGAAACAGGCTGCGTTACGATTGAAGTCATTAGGCTATAAAAACGTTACCGTTAAAATTGGTGATGGCTATAAGGGCTGGCCCGAACATGCTCCGTTTGATGTCATCATGCTTACTGCTGCTCCCCCCACAGTTCCGGATGCATTACTCAGTCAGCTTAAAGAAGATGGTGGTATTCTGGTTGCACCTATTGGCGATTATCATCAGGAACTGGTCAAAATTGTCCGTCATGGAAACAATTATTCACAGAACGTGATAACCTACGTACGGTTTGTACCAATGGTTCCCGCTAATGAATAATAAATGATTATGGATAAAAAGCAGGAACCATAAGGCCTTCGGTTTCATCAAATCCCATCATTAAATTGGCATTTTGAACCGCGTTGCCAGATTGGCCTTTTATAAGGTTATCAATAACTGATGTTATAAAAAGCTTACCTGTCCTTGAGTCAATTGAAGGGCGTATCTGACATCGGTTAGTCCCACGAACATCAGTGGTGTGGCATGAACGGCGTGTTATATGAATAAACGGCTTATTGGTGTAGTAGTTTTTGTAGATTTCAAATAACGAATCACTGTTTATGTTTGATTGTACATCAGCATATATAGTCACCAGAATGCCTCTGTTTAGCGGTACTATTTGCGGAATAAATAAAATTTTGTGTTTCTTTTTGCTATTGGCATTGACTATATTTTCAACTTCCACAACATGCTGATGATGGCCTTCACGATAGGTATTGACATCTTCATACCGCTGAGGATAAAAATTAGCTTCGCCTGGATTTTTGCCTGCACCGGATACACCTGTTTTACCATCACAGATGATTGTTTCTGAATCAACAATACCTTCTTCAATTACCGGTAATAATCCCAAAATCATGGCTATAGCAAAACAGCCAGGATTGCCCACAATTTTTGCTTTTTTAATCTTTTCTGCATATTTTTCAGGTAATCCATACACAGTATGTGCAAGTACGTCAGGGGAAGCGTGTTCGGTATTCATGCCTTTATTCTTTGCATATATAGTGTAATCATCAACAGTAGTGAACCTGAAATCGCCGCTGAAATCAATAACTGGAATATTTTTTTTATAAAATGTATGAATCATCTGCATGCCCGCTTTATCAGGAGTTGAGAAAAATGCAATATCTATGTCATCGTAATTGATTTCTTCGGGTGATTGAACTGGCAAATCGCAAAAATCTTCAAGGTGTGGGAACACTTCTGATATTTTTTTACCAACATCTTTACGGGCAACTAACTGTGAAATTTGAAAACCTTTATGGCGTAAAAGAATCTCAATTAATCCTAAGCCGCCAAATCCGGTGGCGCCAACGATTAATGCTTTTTTCATAGTCTTCCTCCGAAATAAGTGTTTACTACAAAAAAGTCATTGCAGCACTATCATTGCAAGTAGAGTTGTGCTGGTCTTAAAGAGTAGTCAAGGGGGATCAATTACATTCCCACCATGCTATCCCAGCAAATCTCGTTTTATATTGATGATGTAGTAATCTCATTTTTTTAAGACTTAGATTACTCTACTCATCCAGGGTAGCAATGACAAAATCTTGAACTATTGTTTCTCACCTGAAATGTAATTACAAGTAACTATCGCTCAAAATAATTAAGATTATGAATTCGTTATTAGTAAGGCAATAATTTTTGTCAATTGCGAAATATAATTATGGTAATGATTTTTAATTATTCATATACCGTACCAGGCAAAGATGTAGGGTATGCTGCGGTACATGCTTTACGTCAACAGATAGTATGTCATTGAAATGCATACATGGAGGGATTGCTCCATAGACATAATTAAAAATATAAAAAAAGTTATTATTGACAAAAAAAAGTGCTATATATGACAAATACACAATAAGTAAAATTGCAGGGGGATCAGTATGAAAAAATACAATGTGGTAATTTTAGGCGCAACGGGTGCAGTTGGCATTGAATTTAGAAAAATTTTATTACAACGCAATTTTCCTATTAACAATATTCGTTTCTTAGGAAAAACCACTGTTGGTCAAACAATAGAGTTTGGTGATAAAAAAGTTACCGTTGAACCGGTAACAGATGATGCGTTTAAAGGTTTTGATATTGGGCTTTTTTCCGCAGGTGCTTCCATAAGCCGGGAAGTGGCTCGAAAAGCTGCTGAATCGGGATGTATTGTTATTGACAATAGTTCAGCCTGGCGAATGGAAAAAGATGTTCCGCTGGTGGTCCCGGAAGTTAACCCAAACGATGTTGAATGGCATAATGGCATTATAGCTAATCCCAATTGTTCAACAATACAGATGGTTGTTGCCCTGAAGCCCATACATGATGTTGCAAAAATAAAGCGAATAGTTGTAAGCACCTATCAGGCTGTTTCTGGAACGGGTCTTAAAGCAATTGAAGAGCTTCAAATTCAAGTACACGATATTATGAATGGGAAACCCATATCGCAGCGTAAAGTATATCCTCATCAGATAGCATTCAATGTGCTGCCTCACATAGATGTATTCCTTGAAAATGGATACACAAAAGAAGAAATGAAAATGGTCAATGAAACCAAAAAGATTATGGGCGATAGTTCAATTCAGGTAACTGCAACCACAGTAAGGGTACCAGTATTGTATGGCCACTCAGAATCAGTGAATATTGAAACTCAGAAGAAGATAACACCACAACAAGTGCGTGAACTGCTGCGTACTGCAAAAGGTGTCACAGTGGTTGATGATCCATCAAAGAATGAATATCCTCTGGCAATTAATGCTGCCGGGAAGGATGATGTCTTTGTAGGAAGAATACGCGAAGATGAATCAATCCCCAATGGTATCAACATGTGGATAGTGTCAGATAACATACGAAAAGGTGCTGCGCTTAATGCTATTCAGATAGCAGAACTATTGATAGAAAAGAAAATGGTGTAATAACTAATGGGGCTGTCTCTTTATATTATTCGCTGTCAGGGTATCGTAATCGAATAGATTTAAGAAAGTCGTGGCAAGAAAAGAAAATATCTATAAGTTCAGGATCAAATTTTTTGCCACTGGCTAATTTTATTTCATTGAGAACATCGTTTTCATTCCATGCTTCTTTATATACTCGTTTGGATGATAGTGCGTCGTAAACATCGGCAAGAGCAACAATACGTCCATAAATAGGAATTTCTTCCCCCTTACGCG
Coding sequences within it:
- a CDS encoding protein-L-isoaspartate(D-aspartate) O-methyltransferase, with the protein product MVKKQIEARGIRNPKVLQAMLQVERHKFVPELSIPQAYEDHPLPIGYGQTISQPYIVALMTELCELDGSEKVLEIGTGSGYQAAILSLLAKEVYTIEIVEPLGKQAALRLKSLGYKNVTVKIGDGYKGWPEHAPFDVIMLTAAPPTVPDALLSQLKEDGGILVAPIGDYHQELVKIVRHGNNYSQNVITYVRFVPMVPANE
- the argC gene encoding N-acetyl-gamma-glutamyl-phosphate reductase, which translates into the protein MKKALIVGATGFGGLGLIEILLRHKGFQISQLVARKDVGKKISEVFPHLEDFCDLPVQSPEEINYDDIDIAFFSTPDKAGMQMIHTFYKKNIPVIDFSGDFRFTTVDDYTIYAKNKGMNTEHASPDVLAHTVYGLPEKYAEKIKKAKIVGNPGCFAIAMILGLLPVIEEGIVDSETIICDGKTGVSGAGKNPGEANFYPQRYEDVNTYREGHHQHVVEVENIVNANSKKKHKILFIPQIVPLNRGILVTIYADVQSNINSDSLFEIYKNYYTNKPFIHITRRSCHTTDVRGTNRCQIRPSIDSRTGKLFITSVIDNLIKGQSGNAVQNANLMMGFDETEGLMVPAFYP
- a CDS encoding aspartate-semialdehyde dehydrogenase, giving the protein MKKYNVVILGATGAVGIEFRKILLQRNFPINNIRFLGKTTVGQTIEFGDKKVTVEPVTDDAFKGFDIGLFSAGASISREVARKAAESGCIVIDNSSAWRMEKDVPLVVPEVNPNDVEWHNGIIANPNCSTIQMVVALKPIHDVAKIKRIVVSTYQAVSGTGLKAIEELQIQVHDIMNGKPISQRKVYPHQIAFNVLPHIDVFLENGYTKEEMKMVNETKKIMGDSSIQVTATTVRVPVLYGHSESVNIETQKKITPQQVRELLRTAKGVTVVDDPSKNEYPLAINAAGKDDVFVGRIREDESIPNGINMWIVSDNIRKGAALNAIQIAELLIEKKMV